A single region of the Vicia villosa cultivar HV-30 ecotype Madison, WI linkage group LG4, Vvil1.0, whole genome shotgun sequence genome encodes:
- the LOC131598785 gene encoding protein KNATM-like, translating to MESKMNSFDGVKYKEDEEEQELELEQEEQSGVHEHGDHVGENSEILKRRISNHPLYEFLVEAHLDCLKVGDISNLEIEKKDKKKAMKKQNLDMLSQSELDLFMEAYCLALNKLKEAMEEPQQNSMAFINSMHSQLRELTQATTPPPTESPATTSSSDCTFRRDPTI from the exons ATGGAATCTAAGATGAATAGTTTTGATGGTGTCAAgtacaaagaagatgaagaagaacaagaattggaattggaacaagaagaacaaagtGGTGTTCATGAACATGGTGATCATGTAGGGGAGAATAGTGAGATTCTTAAGAGGAGAATCTCTAATCATCCACTTTATGAGTTTCTTGTTGAAGCACACTTGGATTGTTTGAAG GTTGGTGACATTTCTAACTTGGAGATAGAGAAAAAAGACAAGAAGAAAGCAATGAAGAAACAAAACTTGGATATGTTGAGCCAATCTGAACTTGATCTCTTCATG GAAGCATATTGTTTGGCACTTAATAAGCTAAAAGAAGCAATGGAAGAACCACAACAGAATTCAATGGCTTTCATAAACAGCATGCATTCACAACTTAGGGAGCTAACTCAAGCAACCACACCTCCACCTACTGAATCACCTGCTACTACATCTTCAAGTGACTGCACATTCAGAAGAGACCCAACAATTTAA